The Halarsenatibacter silvermanii sequence TTCAAGGCCTCTTCTACTTCAGTCTCTCCAAAGATATCGGATTTATCAGCCTCCGGGTCAAGAGAGGTTATAACATGTAAAATTTGCTGTATCAGGGCCAATCCAGCCGAAACTGGAACACTCATGAGAGGCCAGAACATAGTGACGCCCAGCGATAAAGAACGCTGAGACAATCCTCCGATGGCCATATTTATTCCTCTCCTGGTCAGTTCAAATAAAAATAAAATGACCAAAATACTTACCACCAGATTCCATATTTTTGCCACTTTTTTGGGCAGTTT is a genomic window containing:
- a CDS encoding TRAP transporter small permease codes for the protein MNIFRIAERISEILGWITLMVVIFLTGLMTLTVLAGVFFRYVLVSPLGWTEALARYLMIWSALLTVSIGIKDQEHVGLIILVDKLPKKVAKIWNLVVSILVILFLFELTRRGINMAIGGLSQRSLSLGVTMFWPLMSVPVSAGLALIQQILHVITSLDPEADKSDIFGETEVEEALKETT